A region of Rhodopirellula bahusiensis DNA encodes the following proteins:
- a CDS encoding EcsC family protein, with protein MSDDLISGNLPEETLEELRQAKKILEHHGIADRLTEMIGTPVTASLKMLPDNFESAIHSAIDKSLHVALDVALRTLGPEKDASGAKVRDKPKLLTHKLLAGLSGAAGGALGGATVAAELPVSTVLILRSVADIARSEGEDLSELESRLACLEVFALDPGQSSDIDDETEIGYFAVRAAMAKQIQDASKYILKNGIKDSAAPPLVRLVTQIGKRFGVVVSEKVAAQAIPIIGAVGGALINSYFIDHYQDLARAHFTIRRLEREHGQPLVREAYGQIKLRQRPRRVTDSTS; from the coding sequence TTGAGCGACGATCTGATCTCTGGAAACCTTCCCGAAGAAACCCTGGAAGAACTGCGTCAAGCGAAAAAGATCTTGGAGCATCACGGCATCGCCGATCGGTTGACTGAGATGATTGGGACGCCCGTGACGGCATCGTTGAAGATGTTGCCCGACAATTTCGAGTCCGCGATTCACTCGGCAATCGACAAATCGCTGCACGTTGCGCTCGATGTTGCCTTGCGAACTTTGGGGCCTGAAAAAGATGCATCCGGGGCCAAGGTTCGAGACAAACCGAAGCTGTTGACGCACAAATTGTTGGCAGGACTCAGCGGTGCAGCAGGTGGTGCGCTCGGCGGGGCAACCGTCGCTGCAGAGTTGCCTGTTTCGACGGTATTGATTCTTCGGAGCGTGGCCGACATCGCTCGTAGTGAAGGAGAAGATCTCTCCGAGCTGGAGTCTCGATTGGCATGTTTGGAAGTCTTTGCGTTGGATCCAGGCCAGTCGTCGGACATCGATGACGAGACCGAAATCGGCTACTTTGCCGTGCGAGCCGCGATGGCGAAGCAGATCCAAGACGCGTCGAAGTACATCCTCAAGAACGGAATCAAGGATTCCGCCGCTCCGCCGCTGGTTCGCTTGGTAACTCAAATCGGAAAACGCTTTGGCGTGGTTGTCAGTGAGAAGGTGGCGGCTCAAGCGATTCCCATCATTGGTGCCGTCGGTGGTGCGCTCATCAACAGCTACTTCATCGATCACTACCAAGACCTCGCGCGTGCTCACTTCACGATTCGTCGTTTGGAACGGGAACATGGTCAACCACTTGTTCGCGAAGCCTATGGGCAAATCAAACTTCGGCAGCGGCCACGACGCGTGACCGACTCGACTTCATAA
- a CDS encoding prenyltransferase/squalene oxidase repeat-containing protein — protein sequence MIVSSVVVSKLHARVDLQQRVPRSPRWSEPSIPAGSDDHAADQADENEPRTIPSLFSRVQAWGRITLTELPSWLVSLIVHLAVLLTLALISRSTNQISRIELLFRQSSDSTASELLEFTTVELEPTVPLEAVVDDEWVEVEELISVDVIDAQADLMSLVPKLDVGLFDPVAVPSNALAKPENMFEGRSGAAKERLLRLYGGDEQTEDAVASGLVWLKRQQLRNGSWSLHGPYANGARGENQISATAMAMLAFMGAGSTHRSGKYQKELLRAARWLVTHQDGQGFLAGSTRGHERMYSQAQATIALCELYAMTGDSWIRPYAQAACDFAVASQSPQGGWRYQPRMDSDTSVTGWFVMGLKSGDAGGLEVDDYIWPKIERYFDSVSQGYSGGYSYMPNVAPSPSMTAEGVLCHQYLGRHRNMPGMAQSLGSLVQNHPIKMNEADVYYWYYATQALHHYGGPLWKQWNEEMKATLPDRQEKRGRERGSWSPSGDAWGGYAGRLYTTCLSIYCLEVYYRHLPLYEPGETE from the coding sequence ATGATTGTGTCTTCCGTCGTCGTATCCAAACTGCATGCTCGTGTTGATTTGCAGCAACGCGTGCCGCGATCGCCGCGTTGGAGCGAGCCGTCGATTCCGGCGGGTTCAGACGATCATGCGGCAGATCAAGCCGACGAAAACGAGCCGCGTACGATCCCCTCCTTATTCTCGCGGGTCCAGGCGTGGGGCCGTATAACGCTGACTGAACTGCCATCTTGGTTGGTCAGCTTGATCGTCCATCTAGCGGTGTTGCTCACCTTGGCATTGATCAGTCGCTCGACCAACCAGATCAGTCGAATCGAATTGCTGTTTCGCCAATCAAGCGACTCCACTGCGAGCGAATTGTTGGAGTTCACAACGGTGGAGTTGGAGCCAACCGTTCCGCTTGAGGCTGTCGTCGATGATGAATGGGTCGAGGTGGAAGAATTGATTTCGGTCGATGTGATTGATGCGCAAGCTGATTTGATGTCGTTGGTGCCAAAGTTGGACGTCGGTTTGTTCGATCCAGTCGCGGTCCCTTCGAATGCACTTGCCAAGCCCGAGAACATGTTTGAAGGTCGCAGTGGTGCGGCGAAGGAACGCTTGTTGAGGCTTTATGGAGGCGACGAACAGACCGAGGATGCAGTCGCCTCTGGATTGGTTTGGCTCAAACGACAACAGCTTCGCAACGGAAGTTGGAGCCTGCACGGTCCCTATGCCAATGGGGCACGGGGTGAGAACCAAATCAGTGCCACGGCGATGGCGATGTTAGCTTTCATGGGTGCCGGGAGCACGCACCGAAGCGGCAAGTATCAGAAGGAGTTGCTTCGAGCGGCGCGTTGGCTGGTGACTCATCAGGACGGCCAAGGTTTCCTGGCTGGATCGACCAGGGGCCACGAGCGAATGTACTCACAAGCTCAGGCAACGATCGCTTTGTGTGAGTTGTACGCGATGACGGGGGACTCGTGGATTCGTCCCTACGCCCAGGCCGCTTGTGACTTCGCTGTCGCATCGCAATCGCCGCAAGGAGGTTGGCGGTACCAGCCACGGATGGACAGTGACACTTCCGTCACGGGATGGTTCGTGATGGGATTGAAGAGCGGCGATGCCGGTGGACTGGAGGTGGATGACTACATCTGGCCGAAGATTGAACGCTACTTCGATTCAGTCAGTCAGGGCTATTCGGGCGGATACTCCTACATGCCCAATGTCGCCCCCAGCCCCTCGATGACCGCGGAAGGAGTCTTGTGTCATCAGTACCTTGGTCGACATCGCAACATGCCGGGGATGGCACAAAGTTTGGGATCTCTGGTGCAGAACCATCCCATCAAAATGAACGAAGCCGATGTTTACTACTGGTACTACGCGACTCAGGCACTGCACCATTATGGCGGACCGCTGTGGAAGCAATGGAACGAAGAGATGAAGGCGACGTTGCCGGATCGTCAGGAAAAACGCGGGCGTGAACGAGGAAGCTGGTCGCCGAGCGGTGATGCTTGGGGCGGCTACGCCGGGCGGCTGTACACGACGTGTCTGTCGATCTATTGCCTGGAGGTCTACTACCGCCATCTTCCGCTTTATGAACCAGGTGAAACAGAGTGA
- a CDS encoding alpha/beta hydrolase, whose protein sequence is MATQIESPTLVTPDGRELHCRHAGKSSAGLAFVVVHGLGEHSGCYDDFAERMTSLDRGVVLYDQNGHGRSPGARGDAPSFDTLVDDIAVALEFAAKTFPNAELVLLGHSMGGNLVLNHLLGRDYEYVRRAIVTNPMILPPNPPTRPQAFAAWLTGKLIPHIRLSASIEPTQLTQDTEALRSLAEDELIHEKLSIGIGSQLVNHGIWLIDHAKELNVKLLVLTGDEDELCDSNTTDEFIKKAGPSCHRVSLDGLRHSLLIEDERDLVYDAIEGWLLDTASLSIE, encoded by the coding sequence ATGGCAACTCAGATTGAATCCCCGACACTCGTCACACCCGATGGACGCGAATTGCATTGCCGCCACGCGGGCAAGTCATCCGCTGGACTCGCGTTCGTTGTGGTCCACGGATTGGGCGAGCATTCGGGTTGCTACGATGACTTCGCCGAGCGAATGACCAGCCTTGACCGCGGAGTCGTTCTCTACGACCAAAACGGTCACGGACGGAGTCCCGGTGCACGCGGGGACGCACCCAGCTTCGACACGCTCGTCGATGACATTGCCGTTGCACTCGAATTCGCTGCCAAGACGTTTCCAAACGCTGAATTGGTTTTGTTGGGCCACAGTATGGGCGGCAACCTTGTTCTAAATCATTTGCTCGGCCGCGACTACGAATACGTTCGTCGAGCGATCGTCACCAACCCGATGATTCTGCCGCCCAATCCACCAACACGACCCCAAGCTTTCGCGGCGTGGTTGACAGGCAAGTTGATTCCTCACATCCGGTTGTCCGCTTCCATCGAACCGACTCAGCTTACGCAAGACACGGAGGCCCTGCGTTCACTCGCCGAGGACGAGCTCATTCACGAAAAGCTCTCGATCGGGATCGGCAGTCAATTGGTCAACCATGGAATCTGGTTGATCGATCACGCGAAAGAATTGAATGTCAAATTGCTGGTGCTGACCGGCGACGAAGATGAACTCTGCGACTCCAACACAACGGACGAGTTCATCAAGAAAGCTGGCCCTTCATGCCATCGAGTCTCGCTCGACGGGTTACGCCATTCGCTCTTGATTGAAGACGAACGCGACCTGGTTTACGACGCGATCGAAGGCTGGCTGCTCGACACGGCCTCTCTTAGCATCGAGTAG
- a CDS encoding AI-2E family transporter, whose amino-acid sequence MNTTESKENDDDAIESRAGVLSIRICAVMLVLYALYYARSLVIPVATAIVLYLTLRPIVRHAKRIGVPAPVGAIGIIAGILLTLGLGTYVVLEPAKETIAEAPKHLSVAKSKLAFITDRLKDVDEATEELAESEEVAAGEVASEKPVPVEIKQPTWTSGWSYLSGTGNIVSFLTICIALLYFLLATGDDLLRSVMRSLPDFSSRRKLVEVIENVQEGLGSYLAQVSAINAGLGVCVGIVMWILGMPSPIMWAVMAFAFNFIPIVGAIAGAIIIFFVALLNFEPTYYAFVVTLSFMTLTSLEGQFITPAILGRSMSMSPVLVFLSIVIWGWMWGIMGVFLSVPILIAARMACEGYDDLRPLAMILGAEMPEAKPSAGSGDESISTNSGDEKIVKNFHGDLATSGKT is encoded by the coding sequence GTGAACACGACCGAATCGAAAGAGAATGACGACGACGCAATCGAAAGCCGCGCAGGCGTTCTTTCGATTCGAATTTGTGCGGTCATGCTGGTGCTCTATGCGTTGTACTACGCTCGATCGTTGGTGATCCCGGTCGCAACTGCCATCGTTCTCTATCTCACATTGCGACCGATCGTCCGTCACGCCAAACGCATTGGCGTGCCAGCGCCCGTGGGCGCGATCGGGATCATTGCTGGGATTCTGCTGACACTCGGCCTGGGGACCTACGTTGTTCTCGAACCCGCCAAGGAAACGATCGCGGAAGCGCCGAAGCATTTGTCCGTTGCGAAAAGCAAACTTGCGTTCATCACGGATCGATTGAAAGACGTTGACGAAGCCACCGAAGAGTTGGCTGAATCGGAAGAAGTTGCTGCGGGCGAAGTGGCCAGTGAAAAGCCTGTGCCCGTCGAGATCAAGCAACCGACTTGGACGAGTGGGTGGTCGTATCTCAGTGGAACCGGGAACATTGTGTCCTTCCTGACCATCTGCATTGCGTTGTTGTATTTCCTGCTGGCGACGGGGGACGATTTGCTGCGAAGCGTGATGCGATCGCTGCCTGACTTTTCTTCACGCCGCAAACTGGTCGAAGTCATCGAGAATGTTCAAGAAGGTTTGGGCAGCTACCTGGCGCAGGTTTCTGCCATCAACGCGGGGCTGGGCGTTTGCGTCGGGATTGTGATGTGGATCCTGGGAATGCCATCGCCAATCATGTGGGCCGTGATGGCTTTCGCGTTCAACTTCATCCCGATCGTTGGCGCCATCGCTGGTGCAATCATCATCTTCTTCGTGGCGCTGTTGAATTTCGAACCGACGTACTACGCTTTTGTCGTCACGCTTTCGTTCATGACACTCACATCGCTCGAAGGGCAATTCATAACGCCGGCTATTTTGGGACGGTCGATGAGCATGAGTCCGGTGCTCGTGTTCTTGTCGATTGTCATTTGGGGATGGATGTGGGGAATCATGGGCGTCTTTCTCAGCGTCCCGATTTTGATCGCTGCCCGCATGGCCTGCGAAGGCTACGACGACCTTCGTCCTCTAGCAATGATCTTGGGTGCGGAGATGCCGGAGGCCAAACCTTCGGCCGGCAGTGGTGACGAGTCGATATCGACGAACTCGGGTGATGAAAAGATCGTGAAGAACTTCCATGGCGATCTCGCGACGTCCGGGAAAACGTGA
- a CDS encoding sigma-70 family RNA polymerase sigma factor — protein MSTHTLASSVSDGNVEHRLDEVRKGNRQSLGDLLLLYQNYLSFLAQTQIDGRLRRRMSSSDLVQETMLAAHRDFDQFRGKSEGEWLAWLRQILSNCLSHAIDRHFHAQKRDLRREVALESMTKRLDDSMARLSHFVAAKGVTPSEDMHRREMADALSLQLSKLKDKYRDVIVYRNLQGLSFEEIGRLMEMKTGTARMTWVRAIAKLKEVATPVRE, from the coding sequence ATGTCCACTCATACTCTCGCGTCGTCCGTCTCGGACGGAAACGTAGAACACCGCCTCGACGAAGTTCGGAAAGGCAATCGCCAGTCCTTGGGAGATTTGCTTCTGCTGTACCAGAACTACCTCAGTTTTTTGGCACAGACGCAGATTGACGGCCGTCTTCGTCGACGAATGAGCAGTTCCGATTTGGTGCAAGAAACCATGCTGGCCGCCCATCGCGATTTCGACCAATTCCGCGGCAAATCCGAAGGCGAATGGTTGGCGTGGTTGCGTCAGATCCTGAGCAATTGTTTGAGCCATGCCATTGACCGTCACTTCCACGCTCAAAAACGCGACCTCCGCCGTGAAGTCGCCTTGGAATCGATGACGAAACGGCTCGACGACAGCATGGCAAGGCTCTCTCACTTCGTCGCGGCCAAAGGCGTCACCCCCAGCGAGGACATGCATCGACGCGAGATGGCCGACGCGTTGTCATTGCAGCTTTCAAAATTGAAAGACAAGTATCGCGACGTGATCGTCTACCGCAACTTGCAAGGACTGTCATTCGAAGAAATCGGCAGGCTGATGGAAATGAAAACGGGGACCGCCAGAATGACTTGGGTGCGCGCCATCGCCAAGTTGAAAGAAGTCGCCACCCCAGTTCGTGAATGA
- a CDS encoding outer membrane protein assembly factor BamB family protein, which yields MSRLILVCTCLLVTITQASADDWPEFLGPGGTAHSTEVVPTTWDEANNLAWKVDLPGGGSSSPIIVGDRVIVTCYVARDSDAKRQVLCFDKNSSEQLWSVDFPIDYREDGYQGYITEHGFASNTPVTDGQNVFVFLGKGGVHCLDLNGRKVWSVDVGKESSNRRWGSAASLVLFENMVIVNAAEESKAIMALDKNTGKEVWRQEAGMLELTYGTPRVVSTGDGNAELVISVPSEIWSLNPNTGKLNWFAESPMTGNVSPSVIVDGDTVYSFGGYRASGSIAVRVGGDDDVTDSHVLWTNRSSSYVATPMLHEGRFYWIDDRGIAYCTSAKDGEVVYRERVNNLESGRPVYASPVLIGDHIYVVTRRSGTLVYRPGESFMPIAQNKFESDDSDFNASPAVSDGKLYLRSDQALYCVSKNG from the coding sequence ATGTCTCGACTCATTCTTGTTTGCACGTGTTTACTCGTCACGATAACGCAAGCGTCGGCGGATGATTGGCCAGAATTCCTGGGTCCTGGTGGAACGGCACATTCCACCGAAGTCGTTCCAACGACATGGGATGAGGCTAACAACTTGGCGTGGAAAGTGGACTTGCCTGGCGGCGGTTCTTCCAGCCCCATCATCGTCGGCGACCGAGTCATCGTGACTTGCTATGTCGCCCGTGACAGCGATGCCAAACGTCAGGTTCTCTGTTTCGACAAGAATTCAAGCGAGCAGCTTTGGTCGGTCGATTTTCCGATCGACTATCGCGAGGACGGGTACCAGGGATACATCACCGAACATGGTTTTGCGAGCAACACTCCGGTGACCGATGGGCAAAACGTTTTCGTCTTCCTTGGCAAGGGCGGCGTTCATTGCCTCGATCTGAACGGTCGGAAGGTTTGGAGCGTGGACGTTGGAAAGGAGTCGAGCAATCGGCGATGGGGCTCAGCAGCCAGTTTGGTCTTGTTTGAGAACATGGTCATCGTGAACGCAGCGGAAGAATCCAAGGCCATCATGGCGTTGGACAAAAACACCGGCAAAGAAGTTTGGCGTCAAGAAGCCGGTATGCTCGAGTTGACCTACGGGACACCTCGAGTGGTATCGACCGGCGATGGCAACGCTGAATTGGTCATCAGCGTGCCTTCCGAAATCTGGTCGTTGAATCCGAACACCGGAAAATTGAACTGGTTCGCGGAATCACCTATGACCGGAAACGTATCGCCCTCGGTCATCGTTGATGGCGATACCGTCTACAGCTTTGGTGGCTACCGAGCATCCGGCAGCATCGCGGTGCGGGTTGGTGGAGACGATGACGTGACGGATTCCCATGTGCTTTGGACAAACCGATCCAGTTCTTACGTCGCCACGCCCATGTTGCACGAAGGTCGCTTTTACTGGATCGACGACCGCGGAATCGCCTACTGCACATCGGCCAAAGACGGCGAGGTTGTTTATCGCGAACGCGTGAACAATTTGGAAAGCGGCCGCCCCGTCTACGCTTCGCCGGTACTAATCGGTGATCACATCTACGTTGTCACTCGCCGTAGTGGCACGTTGGTCTATCGACCCGGTGAATCGTTCATGCCGATCGCACAAAACAAGTTCGAATCCGATGACTCGGACTTCAACGCGTCTCCCGCCGTCTCAGATGGCAAACTCTATCTACGAAGCGACCAAGCACTCTACTGCGTTTCGAAAAACGGCTAG
- a CDS encoding hybrid sensor histidine kinase/response regulator codes for MMGEDRSAILVAESNDQRRARLKQVLGLRHDVVTVEDGKSAWSQLTQGRFDAVVAGFDLREVSGVNLLAQTRAHAELRGVPFVLVAGEATPIDPTIWQQVFEFERSDIQCCPINEHELLARVDSIIRRARIKNESADMLQRQKSRLQIALQASRMVAVEWDIEADTVLYSENAIEIFGIKSLSDHADRRSARDLVHPDDIDTVEKIIRSTLQGSREFQVQFRVIRPDNGEVVWIEERGYVAADTFGKPTKLVAVAVDITARRNAEQAIQEREHYLRAIFDTTPECIKVVKSDGTLTQMNAAGLKMIEAPPGTDVTGNSVYNLIAPEFLDRFREFNERVCDGHSGVMEFDIIGLRGSRRHMETHAVPLSLTNGETVQLAVTRDITERKRSEATLRENERRFRALTQATSDIVFRMNADWSEMGMLEGRAFIDSTTEPSRSWLDHYIHPDDQTEVRKAVQDSVEKRSLYELEHRVIRIDGTLGWIHSRAVPIFDDAGNVIEWFGAGTDVTERKQSEEFQHRATQTLLTVIEQSPLGIYLVDGDFKIAQVSLGAGPAFQNVQPVLGRDFEEVMHTIWPPEFANEAVRIFRHTLKTGEPYVSPGLTEKRKDLGETESYEWQVNRITLADGSYGVVCYFFDSTRLQQAADALRESEVRFRMLADNMTQLAWTCHHLGECNWYNQRWYEYTGRTFEEMQGWGWRQIHHPDHVDRVVEKIQRAANAGEIWEDTFPLKGKDGQYRWFLSRAVPIRDEEGKIVRWFGTNTDVNELRETQQLLHDADRRKDEFLAMLAHELRNPLAPIRSGLDLLAIADDDEHRDVVRVMQEQVTHVVRLVDDLLDVSRIMRGKVELRKERIEFQSTVRKAIDAVQDVIESHGHSLSITLPEETVWLEADPVRIVQVLENLLSNATKYMDGSGAIELSAFVKDDSLFIQIKDEGIGIDQEFLPNVFELFAQSDRSLDRSKGGLGIGLTLVKQLLEMHGGNIHAESDGLGKGSSFHIELPIASPSEPKDVPMELESDGQARRIAVIDDNRGAVLLLSKLFEKLGAHEVHTANDGEAALELIRKVHPEIVLLDIGLPGLSGYEVAAAIREDSQFDDILMVALTGYGQDQDRLKSKIAGFDEHLVKPPSIDQMRFVLAHPKLKQSGQGGQP; via the coding sequence ATGATGGGGGAAGATCGATCCGCGATTCTGGTTGCCGAAAGCAATGATCAACGTCGAGCGCGCCTGAAACAGGTCCTGGGTCTCCGTCACGATGTGGTCACGGTGGAGGATGGAAAATCGGCGTGGTCGCAACTGACTCAAGGACGCTTTGACGCCGTCGTTGCCGGTTTCGATCTTCGCGAAGTTTCCGGTGTGAATCTGCTCGCCCAGACTCGTGCCCACGCAGAACTTCGCGGCGTTCCGTTTGTCTTGGTCGCTGGTGAAGCCACCCCGATTGATCCGACGATCTGGCAGCAAGTCTTCGAGTTTGAGCGGAGCGACATTCAGTGCTGTCCGATTAACGAACACGAACTGTTGGCTCGCGTTGACTCGATCATCCGACGAGCGAGGATAAAAAACGAATCCGCCGACATGCTGCAGCGTCAGAAGTCACGCTTGCAGATTGCCCTGCAGGCGTCGCGAATGGTTGCCGTCGAATGGGACATCGAGGCTGACACCGTTCTTTATTCCGAAAACGCGATTGAGATTTTCGGAATCAAATCGTTGTCCGATCACGCGGACAGGCGATCCGCTCGAGATCTCGTTCATCCGGACGATATCGATACGGTAGAGAAAATTATCCGCAGCACGCTGCAAGGTTCTCGCGAATTCCAAGTGCAGTTTCGTGTCATTCGGCCTGACAATGGCGAAGTCGTATGGATCGAGGAACGTGGCTATGTCGCGGCTGACACCTTTGGAAAGCCAACCAAATTGGTCGCGGTCGCCGTTGACATCACCGCGAGGCGAAACGCCGAACAAGCGATCCAGGAACGAGAGCACTACCTGCGAGCGATCTTCGACACGACGCCTGAATGCATCAAGGTTGTCAAATCCGACGGCACGCTGACGCAGATGAATGCCGCCGGCCTGAAGATGATCGAAGCTCCCCCAGGAACAGATGTCACTGGCAATTCGGTTTACAACTTGATTGCACCCGAGTTCCTCGATCGATTTCGCGAGTTCAACGAACGCGTCTGTGATGGTCACAGCGGCGTGATGGAATTCGACATCATTGGTCTGCGAGGCAGTCGGCGACACATGGAAACTCATGCGGTGCCGCTGTCGCTGACCAATGGCGAAACCGTTCAGTTGGCGGTCACGCGCGACATCACCGAACGCAAACGATCCGAAGCCACCCTTCGCGAGAACGAACGACGCTTCCGAGCGTTGACGCAGGCGACGTCCGACATCGTGTTTCGAATGAACGCGGATTGGAGCGAGATGGGTATGCTTGAAGGGCGTGCCTTCATCGACAGCACCACCGAACCCAGTCGCTCATGGCTGGATCACTACATTCATCCGGACGACCAAACTGAGGTTCGAAAAGCGGTTCAAGATTCGGTCGAGAAGCGATCACTCTACGAACTGGAACACCGCGTCATTCGGATCGATGGAACACTCGGGTGGATACACAGTCGAGCGGTGCCCATCTTCGACGATGCCGGCAACGTCATTGAGTGGTTTGGTGCCGGCACCGATGTAACCGAAAGAAAACAGAGCGAAGAGTTTCAGCACCGCGCCACTCAGACGCTGCTCACAGTGATCGAGCAATCCCCGTTGGGAATTTACTTGGTCGACGGCGACTTCAAGATCGCTCAAGTGAGCTTGGGAGCAGGGCCGGCCTTCCAAAACGTCCAACCGGTTCTTGGTCGTGACTTCGAGGAAGTCATGCACACGATCTGGCCACCGGAATTCGCGAATGAAGCGGTGCGAATTTTCCGGCACACACTGAAAACTGGCGAACCTTATGTCTCGCCCGGACTGACCGAAAAACGCAAGGACTTAGGCGAAACAGAATCTTACGAGTGGCAAGTCAACCGCATCACCTTGGCGGACGGCAGCTACGGCGTGGTTTGCTATTTCTTCGATTCCACACGTCTGCAACAAGCCGCGGATGCCTTGCGAGAGAGCGAGGTGCGATTCCGGATGCTCGCCGACAACATGACCCAATTAGCGTGGACTTGTCACCATCTTGGTGAGTGCAATTGGTACAACCAACGCTGGTACGAATACACCGGCCGCACTTTTGAAGAAATGCAAGGTTGGGGATGGCGACAAATCCATCATCCCGACCATGTCGATCGCGTGGTTGAAAAAATCCAGCGTGCTGCAAACGCCGGCGAGATTTGGGAAGACACCTTTCCGCTCAAAGGGAAAGACGGTCAGTACCGTTGGTTCCTTTCCCGCGCCGTCCCCATTCGTGACGAAGAAGGCAAGATCGTGCGATGGTTCGGAACCAACACCGACGTCAACGAGTTGCGTGAAACGCAGCAATTGCTCCATGACGCCGATCGTCGTAAAGACGAATTCTTGGCCATGCTCGCTCACGAGCTACGCAATCCCCTGGCTCCGATCCGAAGCGGATTGGACCTTCTCGCGATCGCGGATGATGACGAACACCGCGACGTGGTTCGAGTGATGCAGGAACAGGTAACCCACGTCGTGCGTCTGGTCGATGACCTCCTCGATGTTTCGCGAATCATGCGAGGCAAAGTCGAACTGCGCAAGGAACGCATTGAGTTTCAATCAACGGTTCGAAAAGCGATCGATGCCGTTCAAGACGTGATTGAATCTCACGGGCATTCGCTCTCGATCACTCTTCCGGAAGAAACGGTTTGGCTGGAGGCGGATCCGGTTCGCATCGTTCAGGTGCTCGAAAACCTTCTCAGCAACGCGACCAAGTACATGGACGGAAGCGGAGCGATCGAGTTATCCGCGTTCGTGAAAGATGATTCTTTGTTCATTCAGATCAAAGACGAAGGGATCGGCATCGATCAGGAATTCCTACCGAATGTATTCGAGCTGTTTGCCCAGTCCGATCGATCACTCGACCGTTCCAAGGGCGGGCTGGGAATTGGCCTGACTCTCGTCAAACAACTGCTTGAGATGCACGGCGGAAACATTCACGCTGAAAGCGATGGGCTCGGCAAAGGCAGCAGCTTTCACATCGAACTTCCCATCGCGTCGCCGTCTGAACCCAAAGACGTTCCGATGGAACTGGAAAGCGACGGCCAAGCACGCCGAATCGCGGTGATTGATGACAATCGGGGCGCGGTCTTACTTCTCTCGAAACTGTTTGAAAAACTCGGCGCTCACGAAGTCCACACCGCCAACGATGGCGAAGCAGCACTGGAACTGATTCGAAAAGTCCATCCTGAGATCGTCCTGTTGGACATCGGGTTGCCTGGACTGAGCGGCTATGAAGTTGCCGCTGCAATCCGGGAAGATTCTCAATTCGACGACATTTTGATGGTGGCCCTGACTGGGTATGGGCAGGACCAAGATCGTTTAAAAAGCAAAATAGCAGGCTTTGACGAGCATTTAGTCAAACCACCGTCGATTGATCAAATGCGATTTGTGTTGGCACACCCAAAGCTCAAACAATCCGGCCAAGGCGGCCAACCCTAA